Proteins encoded by one window of Pseudonocardia sp. HH130629-09:
- a CDS encoding GNAT family N-acetyltransferase, translating to MATATVRPATDDDVGAIMAIQDRTWRTAYAGLLPEEAFAGLTSDAARSHWSDAVHAGDGYHLFVAVEGDETVGFAAAARYAGADGLAIAEVSTLLVEPRWGRRGHGGRLLAAVAAALRESGSDTGRTWVPEADTASRNFYGRAGWAPDGAVRTLDTGSSTLREVRHAGTLDLHLVD from the coding sequence ATGGCCACCGCGACCGTCCGCCCCGCCACCGACGACGACGTGGGCGCGATCATGGCGATCCAGGACCGCACCTGGCGCACCGCCTACGCCGGGCTGCTGCCCGAAGAGGCGTTCGCCGGGCTCACCTCGGACGCCGCGCGCTCGCACTGGAGCGACGCCGTGCACGCCGGCGACGGCTACCACCTGTTCGTCGCCGTCGAGGGGGACGAGACCGTCGGGTTCGCCGCCGCCGCCCGCTACGCCGGGGCCGACGGCCTGGCGATCGCCGAGGTCAGCACGCTCCTGGTGGAGCCGCGCTGGGGCAGGCGCGGGCACGGCGGGCGGCTGCTCGCCGCCGTGGCGGCAGCGCTGCGGGAGTCCGGCTCGGACACCGGGCGCACCTGGGTGCCCGAGGCCGACACCGCCTCACGGAACTTCTACGGCCGCGCCGGCTGGGCGCCCGACGGCGCGGTACGCACGCTGGACACCGGCTCCTCGACGCTGCGCGAGGTCCGCCACGCCGGGACGCTGGACCTGCACCTGGTCGACTGA
- the dapB gene encoding 4-hydroxy-tetrahydrodipicolinate reductase, with the protein MGSEVCRAVEAAEDTELVAALDAGDDLSALDGADVAVDFTHPGAAIANIRECLARGVAPVVGTSGFDAAKFDEVRAILDEHGSGSVLVAPNFGVGAVLMMHFAAQAARFFDSAEVIELHHAGKVDAPSGTAARTASVIGAARREAGLGEVPDATTDDPHGARGAVVEGIHVHAVRMPGLIAHQEVVLGTDGEVFTLRHDSMNRTSFMPGVLLAVRAVRERPGLTIGLEPLLGLG; encoded by the coding sequence ATGGGCAGCGAGGTGTGCCGGGCGGTCGAGGCCGCCGAGGACACCGAGCTGGTCGCCGCGCTGGACGCGGGCGACGACCTGTCCGCCCTCGACGGCGCCGACGTCGCCGTCGACTTCACACACCCCGGCGCCGCAATCGCCAACATCCGCGAGTGCCTGGCACGCGGGGTCGCCCCGGTCGTCGGGACCAGCGGCTTCGACGCCGCCAAGTTCGACGAGGTCCGCGCGATCCTCGACGAGCACGGCTCGGGCAGCGTGCTCGTCGCCCCGAACTTCGGGGTCGGCGCAGTGCTGATGATGCACTTCGCGGCGCAGGCCGCCCGCTTCTTCGACTCCGCCGAGGTCATCGAGCTGCACCACGCCGGCAAGGTCGACGCCCCGTCCGGCACCGCCGCGCGGACCGCGTCGGTGATCGGCGCGGCACGGCGCGAGGCCGGTCTCGGCGAGGTTCCCGACGCCACCACCGACGACCCGCACGGCGCCCGTGGCGCGGTCGTCGAGGGCATCCACGTGCACGCGGTCCGGATGCCCGGGCTGATCGCGCACCAGGAGGTCGTCCTCGGCACCGACGGTGAGGTGTTCACCCTCCGCCACGACTCGATGAACCGGACCAGCTTCATGCCGGGCGTGCTGCTCGCGGTGCGTGCCGTGCGCGAGCGCCCGGGGCTGACGATCGGGCTGGAGCCGCTGCTCGGGCTCGGCTGA
- a CDS encoding DUF456 domain-containing protein — protein sequence MTALAVVAGLMMLVGLAGIVLPVLPGPLLIVGGVAVWAVPRGDAVGWWVLGIAVLVTVAGQVAKYLLPGRRLKAAGVPTRTLFAGLVLGVVGFFVVPVVGLFLGFVLGVWLAELARLPDAATAWRSAREALTAVGWSILIELAAGLVTVAVWIGGLVVG from the coding sequence ATGACCGCCCTCGCCGTCGTCGCCGGCCTGATGATGCTCGTCGGCCTGGCCGGGATCGTGCTGCCCGTGCTGCCCGGGCCGTTGCTGATCGTCGGCGGGGTGGCGGTCTGGGCCGTCCCGCGCGGTGACGCGGTCGGCTGGTGGGTGCTCGGCATCGCGGTGCTCGTCACGGTCGCCGGTCAGGTCGCGAAGTACCTGCTCCCCGGCCGCCGGCTCAAGGCCGCCGGGGTCCCGACCCGCACCCTGTTCGCGGGGCTCGTGCTGGGGGTCGTCGGCTTCTTCGTCGTGCCCGTCGTCGGGCTGTTCCTCGGGTTCGTGCTCGGGGTGTGGCTGGCCGAGCTGGCGCGCCTGCCCGACGCCGCCACTGCCTGGCGATCGGCACGCGAGGCGCTCACCGCCGTCGGCTGGAGCATCCTGATCGAGCTCGCCGCGGGCCTGGTCACGGTCGCGGTGTGGATCGGCGGCCTCGTCGTAGGGTGA
- a CDS encoding ABC transporter permease — translation MLRYLLRRGAGWLAMIVVATNLVYFLANSFLDPRVNYLQLRPPRTDAEIARSLGQYNLDSNVPVLERWWIWVTGIVTRWDWGTSPIGDPVNAQVAFRVVVSGQLVFFSLLLSIVIGVALGVYSAQRQYRLGDRAAQLTSVFTLNIPSAVAALAVVFVAIAINQGVGGTLFYVAGSESPGVTGFWPLLLDRAQHLVLPTISLLIISYAGYHLLQRSMLLDVVNSDYVRTARAKGLTRRQAIRRHGLRSSMIPVATQVAFAIPALFTGAVITEKTFAWQGMGDYFIRTISTNDIHGVVATAAFGAVTTAVGAMLADIAVVALDPRVRVG, via the coding sequence GTGCTCCGGTACCTCCTGCGCAGGGGCGCCGGGTGGCTCGCGATGATCGTCGTCGCGACCAACCTGGTCTACTTCCTCGCGAACTCCTTCCTCGACCCCCGGGTCAACTACCTGCAGCTGCGGCCGCCGCGCACGGACGCGGAGATCGCCCGTTCGCTGGGCCAGTACAACCTGGACTCGAACGTCCCGGTCCTGGAGCGCTGGTGGATATGGGTCACCGGGATCGTGACCCGCTGGGACTGGGGCACCAGCCCGATCGGCGACCCGGTGAACGCGCAGGTGGCGTTCCGCGTCGTGGTGTCCGGGCAGCTGGTGTTCTTCTCGCTGTTGCTGTCGATCGTGATCGGGGTGGCGCTCGGGGTCTACTCGGCCCAGCGCCAGTACCGGCTCGGTGACCGCGCCGCCCAGCTGACCTCGGTGTTCACCCTGAACATCCCTTCGGCCGTCGCGGCGCTGGCGGTCGTGTTCGTCGCCATCGCGATCAACCAGGGTGTCGGCGGGACACTGTTCTACGTCGCGGGGTCCGAGTCGCCCGGGGTCACCGGGTTCTGGCCGCTGCTCCTCGACCGGGCCCAGCACCTCGTACTGCCGACGATCTCGCTGCTGATCATCTCCTACGCGGGCTACCACCTGCTGCAGCGCTCGATGCTGCTCGACGTGGTCAACTCCGACTACGTCCGGACCGCACGGGCCAAGGGGCTGACCCGCAGACAGGCCATCCGCCGCCACGGGCTGCGCAGCTCGATGATCCCGGTCGCCACCCAGGTGGCGTTCGCGATCCCGGCGCTGTTCACCGGTGCGGTGATCACCGAGAAGACCTTCGCCTGGCAGGGCATGGGCGACTACTTCATCCGCACCATCTCGACCAACGACATCCACGGCGTCGTCGCCACGGCGGCGTTCGGCGCGGTGACGACGGCGGTCGGCGCCATGCTCGCCGACATCGCGGTCGTCGCCCTCGACCCGAGGGTGCGGGTGGGCTGA
- a CDS encoding ABC transporter permease, with amino-acid sequence MSLNMPELAPTVSDGADGAPGPGAPRRRRGARAALVWRRYRRNRPAMAGLVVFGLLVLFSLVGGFLSPYDHTDVDFAALTAAPSLDHPLGTTAGGNDVYAQAVHGLQRSLTIAVTVSLLTTLIAAVVGAGAAYLGGGRTWARRGERVLLTVVHFLMVVPSFLILALASQWGSGDYRILIVALTLLGWMTTARVVWTVATTLREREYVSAARFMGVSGPGIVFRHLIPNIGSLLIVTFTLNVASTVQSETALSFIGFGVQIPDVSLGTMLADGGSSMATAPWIFIVPSVLLVLLTASLAFVGDGLRDALDPTSRAGGSA; translated from the coding sequence ATGAGTCTGAACATGCCCGAGCTCGCCCCCACCGTCTCCGACGGTGCCGACGGCGCTCCGGGGCCGGGCGCACCCCGTCGTCGCCGGGGTGCGCGCGCCGCGCTGGTCTGGCGTCGCTACCGGCGCAACCGGCCCGCGATGGCAGGCCTGGTCGTCTTCGGTCTGCTGGTGCTGTTCTCCCTGGTAGGCGGGTTCCTCTCCCCCTACGACCACACCGACGTCGACTTCGCGGCGCTGACCGCGGCGCCGTCGCTGGACCACCCGCTGGGCACCACGGCCGGCGGCAACGACGTCTACGCCCAGGCCGTGCACGGCCTGCAGCGCTCGCTGACCATCGCCGTCACGGTCTCGCTGCTGACCACCCTGATCGCCGCGGTGGTCGGGGCGGGCGCGGCCTACCTGGGCGGCGGCCGGACCTGGGCCCGGCGCGGCGAGCGCGTCCTGCTCACGGTCGTCCACTTCCTGATGGTGGTGCCGTCGTTCCTGATCCTGGCGCTGGCCTCGCAGTGGGGGTCGGGCGACTACCGGATCCTGATCGTCGCCCTGACCCTGCTGGGCTGGATGACCACCGCCCGCGTGGTCTGGACCGTCGCGACGACGCTGCGCGAGCGCGAGTACGTCTCGGCCGCCCGCTTCATGGGGGTGTCCGGGCCGGGGATCGTCTTCCGCCACCTCATCCCGAACATCGGCTCGCTGCTCATCGTCACCTTCACCCTGAACGTGGCGAGCACCGTGCAGAGCGAGACCGCGCTGTCATTCATCGGGTTCGGCGTGCAGATCCCCGACGTCTCGCTGGGCACGATGCTCGCCGACGGCGGCTCCTCGATGGCGACCGCACCGTGGATCTTCATCGTGCCGTCGGTGCTGCTGGTGCTGCTGACCGCGTCGCTCGCGTTCGTCGGCGACGGCCTGCGCGACGCCCTCGACCCGACGTCCCGGGCCGGAGGCAGCGCATGA
- a CDS encoding ABC transporter ATP-binding protein, protein MNAPVLSVRDLIVAFPSEAGRVAAVRGVDFDLLPGRTLGIVGESGSGKSVTSLAVMGLLPETASVTGSITLSGRELVGLSDEAMSGIRGDDIGMIFQDTLSSLTPIFTVGDQLVEAMQIHRDIGRAKARERAVELLDLVGIPDPRRRVRAFPHEFSGGMRQRVMIAMAIANDPDVIIADEPTTALDVTVQAQILDVLKVARDETGAAVVMITHDLGVVAGVADDVLVMYAGRPVETAPVDELFAAPRMPYTIGLLGAVPRVDSVERRPLVPVPGSPPAPTDLPTGCPFAPRCPVAVDACRTAEPPLRPVPGRDGHAAACVRTGEIVDGAIDGELVFAVPDLLLDDDRAGDREDRPAVLSVSHLRRTFPLMKGSLMRRRVGTVHAVADVNLDIRRGETLGLVGESGCGKTTTLLEIMNLLPPESGTIEIAGTDVATLRGRSDIAALRREIQIVFQDPMGALDPRMTVGDILTEPLRAAGWTDRDRVATRVDELMALVGLDPEHVDRFPAAFSGGQRQRIGIARALATRPSLLVLDEPVSALDVSVQAGVLNLLTALQRELGLSYLFVAHDLSVVRHVADRVAVMYLGRIVESGAVADVFGNPQHPYTQALLSAIPVPDPQVERTRQRVVLSGDLPSPTDDAPGCAFLGRCPLARTLSEQERSRCAGETPELLVKDGASDADSDHRNACHFR, encoded by the coding sequence ATGAACGCCCCCGTGCTGTCCGTACGCGACCTGATCGTCGCGTTCCCCTCCGAGGCGGGCCGGGTGGCGGCCGTCCGCGGGGTCGACTTCGACCTGCTGCCCGGGCGCACGCTCGGCATCGTCGGCGAGTCCGGATCCGGCAAGTCGGTGACCTCGCTGGCGGTGATGGGGCTGCTGCCCGAGACGGCGTCGGTGACGGGCTCGATCACTCTGTCCGGCCGCGAGCTGGTCGGGTTGTCCGACGAGGCGATGTCCGGGATCCGCGGCGACGACATCGGGATGATCTTCCAGGACACGCTGTCCTCGCTGACCCCGATCTTCACCGTCGGTGACCAGCTCGTCGAGGCGATGCAGATCCACCGCGACATCGGCCGGGCGAAGGCCCGCGAGCGCGCGGTCGAGCTGCTCGACCTGGTCGGCATCCCCGACCCCCGGCGACGCGTCCGCGCCTTCCCGCACGAGTTCTCCGGCGGCATGCGCCAGCGCGTCATGATCGCGATGGCGATCGCGAACGACCCGGACGTGATCATCGCCGACGAGCCGACGACCGCCCTGGACGTCACCGTGCAGGCGCAGATCCTCGACGTGCTGAAGGTGGCGCGCGACGAGACCGGCGCCGCCGTCGTCATGATCACCCACGACCTGGGCGTGGTCGCCGGGGTCGCCGACGACGTGCTCGTCATGTACGCGGGGCGCCCGGTCGAGACCGCCCCGGTGGACGAGCTGTTCGCCGCGCCGCGGATGCCGTACACGATCGGCCTGCTCGGTGCGGTCCCCCGCGTCGACAGCGTCGAGCGACGCCCGCTGGTCCCGGTGCCGGGCAGCCCACCCGCACCGACCGACCTGCCGACGGGCTGCCCGTTCGCGCCGCGCTGCCCGGTCGCCGTCGACGCCTGCCGCACCGCCGAGCCGCCGCTTCGGCCCGTCCCTGGTCGCGACGGCCACGCCGCCGCCTGCGTGCGGACCGGCGAGATCGTCGACGGTGCGATCGACGGCGAGCTCGTGTTCGCCGTTCCGGACCTCCTCCTCGACGACGACCGCGCCGGCGACCGCGAGGACCGCCCCGCGGTGCTGTCGGTGAGCCACCTGCGCAGGACGTTCCCCCTGATGAAGGGGTCCCTCATGCGACGCCGGGTCGGCACGGTGCACGCCGTCGCCGACGTGAACCTCGACATCCGCCGCGGTGAGACCCTGGGCCTGGTCGGCGAGTCCGGCTGCGGCAAGACCACGACGCTGCTGGAGATCATGAACCTGCTCCCGCCGGAGAGCGGGACGATCGAGATCGCCGGAACCGACGTCGCGACGCTGCGCGGCCGCAGCGACATCGCCGCGCTGCGTCGCGAGATCCAGATCGTGTTCCAGGACCCGATGGGCGCGCTCGACCCGCGCATGACGGTCGGCGACATCCTCACCGAGCCGCTGCGGGCTGCCGGCTGGACCGACCGGGACCGGGTCGCCACCCGGGTCGACGAGCTGATGGCGCTGGTCGGGCTGGATCCGGAGCACGTGGACCGGTTCCCGGCGGCGTTCTCCGGCGGGCAGCGCCAACGCATCGGGATCGCCCGCGCGCTGGCGACGAGGCCGTCGCTGCTGGTGCTCGACGAGCCGGTGTCCGCCCTCGACGTCTCGGTGCAGGCCGGGGTGCTGAACCTGCTCACCGCGTTGCAGCGTGAGCTGGGGCTGAGCTACCTGTTCGTCGCGCACGACCTGTCGGTGGTGCGGCACGTCGCGGACCGGGTCGCGGTCATGTACCTGGGCCGGATCGTGGAGTCCGGCGCGGTCGCCGACGTGTTCGGCAACCCGCAGCATCCCTACACCCAGGCGCTGCTGTCGGCGATCCCGGTGCCGGACCCGCAGGTCGAACGGACCCGGCAGCGGGTTGTGCTCTCCGGGGACCTGCCCAGCCCGACCGACGACGCGCCGGGCTGCGCGTTCCTGGGCCGCTGCCCGCTGGCCCGGACGTTGTCCGAGCAGGAGCGCTCGCGCTGTGCCGGTGAGACCCCCGAGCTCCTGGTCAAGGACGGCGCGAGCGACGCCGACTCCGACCACCGCAACGCCTGCCACTTCCGCTGA
- a CDS encoding HARBI1 family protein yields MLSRLLAEERLRRGTRRGRRALDCDRHAVLVLRWFLDATRVAQLAADNQLSLSSTYRYLHEGIDVLAAAAPGLPGALLAARTAGHTHVHLDGTVIHTDRSRTPGPTPGVDLWWSGKHHVHGGNVQVLTAPDGWPLWTSPVRPGREHDTTCARGHPGLLDAIEDWTDDTHVVLADLGYDGENTRLTCPFKTPTGGGLSVDKRTVNTLHSATRALAERGNSLLKTTFKALRRVSFCPWRIGAITAAALVLLHVEHDRTT; encoded by the coding sequence ATGTTGTCGCGGCTGTTGGCCGAGGAACGCCTCCGGCGCGGGACCCGGCGCGGGCGTCGGGCGCTGGACTGTGACCGCCACGCGGTGCTGGTGCTGCGCTGGTTCCTCGACGCGACCCGGGTCGCCCAGCTCGCCGCCGACAACCAGCTGAGCCTGTCGAGTACCTACCGCTACCTGCACGAAGGCATCGACGTTCTGGCCGCCGCCGCGCCTGGACTGCCCGGCGCGCTGCTCGCGGCCCGCACCGCCGGGCACACCCACGTTCACCTCGACGGCACCGTGATCCACACTGACCGCTCCCGCACTCCCGGACCGACCCCGGGAGTGGATCTGTGGTGGTCGGGTAAGCACCACGTCCACGGCGGGAACGTTCAGGTCCTCACCGCGCCTGACGGGTGGCCGTTGTGGACATCCCCGGTGCGCCCGGGCCGCGAGCACGACACCACCTGCGCCCGCGGCCACCCCGGCCTGCTCGACGCGATCGAGGACTGGACCGACGACACCCACGTCGTGCTCGCCGACCTCGGCTACGACGGTGAGAACACCCGCCTGACCTGCCCGTTCAAGACCCCCACCGGCGGCGGACTGTCGGTGGACAAACGCACCGTCAACACGCTGCACTCCGCCACCCGAGCCCTGGCCGAACGCGGGAACTCCCTGCTCAAGACCACCTTCAAGGCGCTACGCCGGGTCAGCTTCTGCCCCTGGCGGATCGGCGCGATCACCGCCGCCGCGCTCGTTCTCCTCCACGTCGAGCACGACCGAACCACATGA